A window of Pelagicoccus enzymogenes contains these coding sequences:
- a CDS encoding NAD-dependent epimerase/dehydratase family protein — protein MPTVPEPTALPPRSVLVTGVSGFVGLNLAKRLLAQGCQVAGLCRTARPDLERLGIQMIYADLADAPAVRDACRGRDTVFHVAAKVGIWGKLAAFQAANVEGTQAIINGCRDFEVKKLVYTSTPSVVFNGRSIAGQDESLPYGESIPCPYPTTKVIAEKAVLAAHGQPPGKLKTVALRPHLIWGNDDPNLVPRVLERARAGKLRIVGDGDNRVDLTHVDNVVDAHLLAEIALDRSENNPGGKAYFISNGEPVKLWDWINELLKNHDIPQIHRKVSLPTARRLGAAMEALWKTFKLKGEPPMTRFVASELAKDHWFDISAARRDLGYQPRITMAEGMRRLLEP, from the coding sequence ATGCCAACCGTTCCCGAACCCACCGCCCTTCCGCCTCGCTCCGTGCTCGTCACCGGCGTCAGCGGATTCGTCGGCCTCAACTTGGCCAAACGCCTCCTCGCCCAAGGCTGCCAGGTCGCAGGCCTCTGCCGCACCGCCCGCCCCGACCTCGAGCGACTCGGCATCCAGATGATCTACGCCGATCTGGCTGACGCCCCCGCCGTTCGCGACGCCTGCCGCGGCAGGGACACCGTCTTCCACGTCGCCGCCAAGGTCGGCATCTGGGGCAAGCTCGCCGCCTTCCAAGCCGCCAACGTGGAAGGCACCCAAGCCATCATCAACGGCTGCCGCGACTTCGAGGTCAAAAAGCTCGTCTACACCTCCACCCCCTCCGTCGTCTTCAACGGACGCAGCATCGCTGGCCAAGACGAATCCCTCCCCTACGGCGAAAGCATCCCCTGTCCCTATCCCACCACCAAAGTCATCGCCGAAAAAGCCGTGCTCGCCGCCCACGGGCAGCCGCCTGGCAAGCTCAAGACCGTGGCCCTGCGCCCCCACCTCATCTGGGGCAACGACGACCCCAACCTCGTGCCCCGCGTGCTCGAGCGCGCCCGGGCCGGGAAGCTCCGTATCGTCGGCGACGGCGACAACCGCGTAGACCTCACTCACGTCGACAACGTCGTCGACGCCCACCTGCTCGCCGAAATCGCCCTCGACCGCTCGGAAAACAACCCCGGCGGCAAAGCCTACTTCATCTCCAACGGCGAACCGGTAAAGCTCTGGGACTGGATCAACGAGCTGCTGAAAAACCACGACATCCCGCAAATCCACCGCAAGGTCAGCCTCCCCACCGCCCGCCGCCTCGGCGCCGCCATGGAAGCCCTCTGGAAAACCTTCAAGCTCAAGGGCGAGCCCCCCATGACCCGCTTCGTCGCCAGCGAACTCGCCAAAGACCACTGGTTCGACATCTCCGCCGCCCGCCGCGACCTCGGCTACCAACCCCGCATCACCATGGCAGAAGGCATGCGCCGCCTCCTCGAACCATAG
- the sixA gene encoding phosphohistidine phosphatase SixA → MLQHLYLVRHAHAESDAPSDALRPLSPKGHRQCDRLVKAFFRNQQIQTPAIWQSGLLRARQTAEALAQGLDITAPLEQRDGLAPYDNPSDIADRLNALDHSCLVAGHEPNLSLLASLLIAGHDNFQRIVFPKASILCLSRMKVGPQATPWQIEWHLSHKHFK, encoded by the coding sequence ATGCTCCAGCACCTCTACCTCGTCCGCCACGCCCACGCCGAGTCCGACGCTCCCAGCGACGCCCTCCGCCCCCTCAGCCCCAAAGGCCACCGCCAATGCGACCGCCTCGTCAAAGCCTTCTTCCGCAACCAACAAATCCAGACCCCCGCCATCTGGCAAAGCGGACTCCTGCGAGCCCGCCAGACCGCCGAAGCCCTCGCCCAAGGCCTCGACATCACAGCCCCGCTCGAGCAACGCGACGGCCTCGCCCCCTACGACAACCCCAGCGACATTGCCGACCGGCTCAACGCCCTCGACCACAGCTGCCTCGTCGCCGGCCATGAGCCCAACCTCTCGCTCCTCGCCTCCCTCCTCATCGCCGGACACGACAACTTCCAACGCATCGTCTTCCCCAAAGCCTCCATCCTCTGCCTCAGCCGCATGAAAGTCGGGCCCCAAGCCACCCCTTGGCAAATCGAGTGGC
- a CDS encoding M16 family metallopeptidase, with the protein MRKRLLAVLSLPLFILALVPLANASNVFGGQWPALPQGEGPGAGEIWGELPNGMRYAIVPTDSASEAVSLRLMVAAGRAQEEKGKAGVADLLADLSNYGSKGVNREQLVRFKLSNGMDPHSRAFTEVDLNHTVYRIDLEEPNPASVDISVGLLHEFVASPLLDETMFAEAKARLDYFAGLGQSRHEPKQAVVERVLLRSSQYSKAGDAQLKESVPNIGLADVERYWSTWYKANRMVLIVTGVVDAAAVEDVVKSKFGGLAASSETRPLPAKDNKFRSGGDLEIADAPSSTAGLWITKVTEVGSLFERSAELDYYLLDFIGRVAQSYATDSERLPNSVIEVYGDRLALSVNRRGPVVSLLEQLLSADKAVHRLAEYGVSKEDLEVAKSEYLSLRYSYDMEASAKQWAPLVADRLVRSVTHQIPFRYGAKLSDFVQGVVSGITHENVRARCAQLFREKELSYYLELPKGFPLGTKAINKRLKAMRKSYDFTWERAGEADQDWNFGSGFGSGGMVESTEIVRFEEYPVLKYEFANNLRMNLIRSDAFQGRVQMMVSFGNGTSDFENANPAFEAMLRTLMLKTKIGNGVEAPTISEVLKAKGIENLEAGVTKDHLYWSGVGRDASDLDDFFSVVVLWMVTGKLDKAAYEDEIENMEKMVERSLDKNSSVKLDTMLHNSDDRLRSFFLSEDVEALEFASMQEWLAGVRNKAYIEVTVVGDVMPRTVLRDVRKSFGSAPARTGKVLQPRHGKPVKWGEAGVVRDTFEMTGNMGNITLLFPQVAEKSCASDRLGSVLAPLFEEHLRQAMADRPVWAGNLSVESVGHQMIPLSNAIKVRLFCPSEDAEEAEALLLEAAASFEASLREPLLVAAERAAVLGLKRISRSQSALVGLFKQSQGKPKTLGCVMDLLENGFGLSFEDYQTIVQKQFSVENVRGVSLMPAK; encoded by the coding sequence ATGCGTAAACGACTTTTAGCTGTTCTTTCTCTGCCCCTCTTTATCTTAGCTCTGGTTCCTCTTGCGAACGCGAGCAACGTTTTCGGCGGCCAGTGGCCGGCGCTTCCTCAAGGCGAAGGCCCGGGGGCAGGGGAAATTTGGGGCGAACTTCCCAATGGGATGCGCTATGCGATTGTGCCCACCGACTCGGCTTCCGAGGCGGTGAGCTTGCGGTTGATGGTGGCGGCGGGCCGGGCTCAGGAAGAGAAGGGAAAGGCGGGGGTAGCCGATTTGTTGGCTGACTTGTCCAACTACGGGAGCAAGGGCGTGAACCGCGAGCAGTTGGTTCGTTTCAAGCTGTCGAACGGCATGGACCCGCATAGCCGCGCCTTCACGGAAGTCGACTTGAACCATACGGTTTACCGCATCGACTTGGAGGAGCCGAATCCGGCGTCGGTAGACATTTCGGTAGGGCTCTTGCATGAATTTGTCGCCTCTCCCTTGTTGGACGAGACGATGTTCGCCGAAGCGAAAGCTCGCTTGGACTATTTCGCGGGGCTGGGGCAGTCGAGGCACGAGCCGAAGCAAGCTGTTGTCGAACGGGTTCTACTGCGCTCGAGCCAGTATTCGAAAGCTGGTGACGCGCAGTTGAAGGAATCGGTTCCGAATATTGGGTTGGCGGACGTGGAGCGCTACTGGTCGACTTGGTACAAGGCGAATCGCATGGTGTTGATCGTCACTGGTGTGGTGGATGCAGCTGCGGTGGAGGATGTGGTCAAGAGCAAGTTCGGCGGCTTGGCAGCGAGCTCGGAAACGCGTCCGCTGCCGGCAAAGGACAACAAGTTCCGTTCGGGCGGAGACTTGGAGATCGCGGACGCTCCCTCGAGCACGGCTGGCCTGTGGATTACGAAGGTGACGGAAGTGGGGAGTTTGTTCGAGCGTTCCGCCGAGTTAGACTACTACCTTTTGGATTTCATCGGGCGGGTTGCCCAGTCCTACGCGACGGACAGCGAGCGCTTGCCCAACAGCGTGATCGAGGTTTATGGCGACCGTTTGGCTTTGAGCGTGAATCGTCGCGGTCCGGTGGTGAGTTTGCTCGAGCAGTTGTTGAGCGCTGACAAGGCGGTTCACCGGCTCGCGGAATATGGGGTGAGCAAGGAGGATCTCGAGGTTGCCAAGTCCGAGTATTTAAGTTTGCGATACAGCTATGACATGGAGGCGAGCGCCAAGCAGTGGGCCCCATTGGTGGCGGATCGTTTGGTGCGCAGCGTGACGCATCAGATTCCTTTCCGCTACGGGGCGAAGCTTTCCGATTTCGTGCAGGGCGTGGTTTCCGGCATCACTCATGAGAATGTTCGCGCCCGCTGCGCCCAGCTGTTTCGCGAGAAGGAGTTGAGCTACTATTTGGAGTTGCCTAAGGGGTTCCCTCTCGGCACGAAGGCGATCAACAAGCGGCTCAAGGCGATGCGCAAGTCCTACGACTTTACTTGGGAGCGCGCGGGCGAAGCGGATCAGGACTGGAACTTCGGGTCCGGATTCGGATCTGGCGGGATGGTTGAGTCGACGGAGATTGTCCGTTTTGAGGAGTATCCAGTTTTGAAATACGAGTTCGCAAATAACCTGCGGATGAACCTCATCCGGAGCGACGCGTTTCAAGGTCGCGTTCAGATGATGGTTTCTTTTGGCAATGGAACCTCCGATTTCGAGAACGCGAATCCAGCTTTTGAGGCGATGCTGCGCACCTTGATGCTCAAGACGAAAATCGGCAATGGGGTGGAGGCTCCTACCATCAGCGAGGTGTTGAAGGCGAAAGGTATTGAAAATTTGGAGGCGGGCGTGACGAAGGACCATCTCTACTGGAGCGGGGTTGGCCGCGACGCTTCGGATTTGGACGATTTCTTCTCGGTTGTGGTCCTGTGGATGGTCACGGGCAAGTTGGACAAGGCGGCCTACGAGGACGAAATCGAGAATATGGAAAAGATGGTCGAGCGGAGTTTGGACAAGAACAGTTCGGTGAAGCTTGATACGATGCTTCACAACTCGGACGACCGCTTGCGCAGCTTCTTCTTGTCGGAGGATGTGGAAGCCCTCGAGTTCGCTTCGATGCAGGAGTGGCTCGCTGGCGTACGCAACAAGGCGTACATCGAAGTTACGGTTGTCGGAGACGTAATGCCGCGGACGGTTTTGCGTGACGTGCGCAAGTCCTTCGGTTCTGCCCCCGCTCGCACGGGCAAAGTATTGCAGCCCCGCCACGGCAAGCCGGTCAAGTGGGGCGAAGCGGGAGTGGTTCGCGACACTTTCGAGATGACGGGCAATATGGGCAACATCACGCTGTTGTTCCCGCAGGTGGCAGAGAAATCCTGCGCGAGCGATCGTTTGGGGTCGGTGTTGGCGCCCTTGTTCGAGGAGCACTTGCGGCAGGCGATGGCGGATCGTCCGGTGTGGGCCGGTAACCTATCTGTGGAGTCGGTGGGGCATCAGATGATTCCGCTTTCGAACGCCATCAAGGTACGCCTGTTTTGTCCCAGCGAAGACGCGGAGGAAGCGGAGGCCCTGCTGCTGGAGGCGGCTGCGAGTTTCGAGGCTTCCCTGAGGGAGCCGCTTCTCGTGGCGGCGGAGCGCGCTGCGGTCTTGGGCTTGAAGCGGATTTCCCGCTCGCAGTCTGCTCTGGTAGGCCTTTTCAAGCAGTCGCAAGGCAAGCCTAAGACCTTGGGGTGCGTGATGGATCTCTTGGAGAATGGTTTTGGGCTGTCCTTCGAGGATTATCAGACGATCGTCCAGAAGCAGTTTTCCGTGGAGAACGTGCGCGGCGTTTCCTTGATGCCGGCCAAGTGA
- a CDS encoding Na/Pi cotransporter family protein, giving the protein MYDTLMLLLQVLGALGIFIFGMKLMSESILKFAGEKLRAIMSSMTTNRFMGILTGLFITSLVQSSSATTVMVVSFVHAQLLTLVQSIGVIMGANLGTTITAWIVAAGFKFSLASVAIPIIGIGVALSFLKGHKRRHFGNFLTGFGLLFLGLGELKGSVPDVKSNVEMLEWITNLSNYGFLSLVIFIFLGTVLTVIVQSSSAAMAITLTMASLGWLNFEQSAAIILGENIGTTITAFLASLPANVAAKRAARAHLMFNLLGVTWMLFLITPFSSLVIWTYETVSSAVPGFILKDNELTTKLALFHTMFNLFNICLLVGFTGQIAKLVTKMVKDRPDASRQTTFRYLRTFTLGTGELNFREATNAFQRLGDLTKSMFQKFIEIYEHPDQDMSKQVKEIDALEKESNILTDELTEYLIRCTSDEVSEETRELAYSYLRVAAELEEIGDCCHRMTNRAVRRYKKNRLVTPLAEKEVVQFGKLVERFIDLYSSKLSSEVSAADMELTIDFEKAINEKRKELRKRSVNRMIESPDNVKPELLYIDIVNTCERIANHARNIMQSLPKTHD; this is encoded by the coding sequence ATGTACGACACACTGATGCTCCTCCTCCAGGTCCTCGGCGCCTTGGGAATTTTTATTTTCGGCATGAAGCTGATGAGCGAGTCCATCCTCAAGTTCGCCGGCGAAAAGCTCCGTGCCATCATGAGCTCCATGACCACCAACCGGTTCATGGGAATCCTCACCGGACTGTTCATCACTAGCCTCGTGCAATCCTCCTCAGCCACCACCGTCATGGTCGTGAGCTTCGTGCACGCCCAGCTGCTCACCCTCGTCCAGTCCATCGGCGTCATCATGGGCGCCAACCTCGGCACCACCATAACCGCCTGGATCGTGGCCGCCGGCTTCAAGTTCAGCCTCGCTTCCGTCGCCATCCCCATCATCGGCATTGGCGTCGCCCTCAGCTTCCTCAAAGGGCACAAGCGTCGCCACTTCGGCAACTTCCTCACAGGCTTCGGCTTGCTCTTCCTAGGCCTAGGCGAGCTCAAGGGCTCCGTGCCCGACGTTAAAAGCAACGTCGAGATGCTGGAGTGGATCACCAACCTGTCCAACTACGGCTTCTTATCGCTCGTTATCTTCATCTTCCTCGGAACCGTGCTCACGGTCATCGTGCAGTCCTCGTCCGCCGCCATGGCCATCACCCTCACCATGGCCTCCCTCGGCTGGCTCAACTTCGAGCAAAGCGCCGCCATCATCCTCGGCGAAAATATCGGCACCACCATCACCGCCTTCCTCGCCTCCCTGCCGGCCAACGTCGCCGCCAAGCGCGCCGCTCGGGCTCACTTGATGTTCAATCTCCTCGGCGTCACTTGGATGCTCTTCCTCATCACCCCCTTCAGCAGCCTCGTGATCTGGACCTACGAAACCGTGTCCAGCGCCGTGCCGGGCTTCATCCTCAAGGACAACGAGCTCACCACCAAGCTGGCCCTCTTCCACACGATGTTCAACCTCTTCAACATCTGCCTCCTCGTCGGCTTCACCGGCCAGATCGCGAAGCTGGTGACCAAGATGGTAAAGGACCGCCCCGACGCCTCCCGTCAAACCACCTTCCGCTACCTGCGCACCTTCACCCTCGGCACCGGCGAGCTCAACTTCCGCGAAGCTACCAACGCCTTCCAGCGCCTCGGCGACCTCACCAAGAGCATGTTCCAGAAGTTCATCGAGATCTACGAGCACCCCGACCAGGACATGTCCAAGCAGGTCAAGGAGATCGACGCCCTCGAAAAGGAGAGCAACATCCTCACCGACGAGCTCACCGAGTACCTCATTCGCTGTACCTCGGACGAAGTTTCCGAAGAGACCCGCGAACTCGCCTACTCCTACCTCCGCGTCGCTGCCGAGCTCGAGGAGATCGGCGACTGCTGCCACCGCATGACCAACCGCGCCGTGCGCCGCTACAAGAAAAACCGGCTCGTGACCCCCCTCGCGGAGAAGGAAGTCGTGCAGTTCGGCAAACTCGTGGAGCGCTTCATCGACCTCTACAGCTCCAAGCTCAGCAGCGAAGTCTCCGCCGCCGACATGGAGCTCACCATCGACTTCGAGAAAGCCATCAACGAAAAGCGCAAAGAACTTCGCAAGCGCTCCGTCAACCGCATGATCGAGTCGCCCGACAACGTGAAGCCGGAGCTGCTCTACATCGATATCGTCAACACCTGCGAGCGCATCGCCAACCACGCCCGCAACATCATGCAAAGCTTGCCCAAGACCCACGACTAG